One genomic region from Leguminivora glycinivorella isolate SPB_JAAS2020 chromosome 8, LegGlyc_1.1, whole genome shotgun sequence encodes:
- the LOC125229191 gene encoding lipase member I-like: protein MVSTVAVFLCAAFAVFSGAAAQTTYLPDSQNVYHLFTRQNPSVSQPMVLGFPTLIGSNFNPAHRTFIIVHGWDSDAVSAFNTALVPAILSAADVNLIALDWSAGARTTDQNVLISHNVPLCANSAARFIVWLNQQTGATIDQYHIIGFEVGAHLSGIIGKNLDGQVPFITALAPTRHGFNSTNQFFPTDGGYTEAIHTDVFGSGVHEPVAISDFYPHNGFYQPGCELVD, encoded by the exons ATGGTGTCTACTGTTGCGGTTTTTTTGTGTGCTGCATTTGCAG TGTTCTCGGGCGCGGCGGCTCAGACGACCTACTTGCCCGATTCGCAAAATGTATACCATCTCTTCACTAG GCAAAACCCAAGCGTCAGCCAGCCCATGGTCCTCGGTTTCCCCACGCTCATCGGCTCCAACTTCAACCCGGCTCACCGCACCTTCATCATCGTCCACGGCTGGGACTCCGATGCCGTCTCCGCTTTTAACACCGCTCTGGTCCCTG CCATCCTGTCTGCCGCGGACGTGAACCTGATCGCCTTAGACTGGAGCGCCGGCGCCCGCACCACTGACCAGAACGTGCTCATCAGCCACAACGTGCCACTCTGCG CTAACAGCGCGGCCCGTTTCATCGTCTGGCTGAACCAGCAGACCGGCGCGACTATTGACCAGTACCACATCATCGGCTTCGAAGTCGGTGCCCATCTCAGCGGCATCATCGGCAAGAACCTCGACGGACAAGTGCCTTTCATTACTG CTCTAGCCCCGACCCGCCACGGGTTCAACTCGACCAACCAATTCTTCCCGACCGACGGTGGCTACACAGAGGCCATCCACACCGACGTGTTCGGCTCCGGTGTGCATGAACCCGTAGCCATTTCCGATTTCTACCCTCACAATGGATTCTACCAGCCCGGATGCGAGCTCGTGGACTGA